A single Chryseobacterium sp. DNA region contains:
- a CDS encoding endonuclease, with translation MKKLLFPIFLISSCISAQLPAGYYNGTAGLTGYALKSKVHDIISRKNINWHYETIQAFYSQTDLDKYYDHDGSNTEYLLDIYSEKPAGPDAYEYKVDQLIAGASAEGLGYNKEHMMPQSTFSTTLEPGKTISDYPMFSDLNFIIPADARINQLRKNYPYGKGGNTNHYIFTNGSRVANAAIPNYPYVGRVYEPLDEFKGDIARSLLYFAVRYEGKLGSFNTAYTTSATITPATDQCPLDGTEERAIDLPYIAMLKQWNALDPVSQREIDRNNAVYAIQKNRNPFIDHPEWVDVIWSETPDAIAPTAPGSLASPQQNAYFVHLNWTSSPDNDVLGYRVYMNGSATPVATTKSTSISIDHLAPSTTYTFTVKAFDKGYLESPFSNTVTATTSATDSYMKDLMIAKYISGTNNTTVSNNALEIINKTGHEVNLNDYRINIHLKNINTGAFYRADTYELEGKIGNNESVVILNPKANLSCYSNDQAKFVTASDPMTFRGENYVELAYNKTVTVDAIGVKYTVNSNGNVSLYRKSSINQPTDTFNISEWDSYPANYCQNLGGTLSTAELITSHNKGLMIYPNPVYDYLFVSGETDRIKTAQIIDLSGRVIYTEQDPFRNKKNISVQTIPAGTYFLRLDGQVQQFIKK, from the coding sequence ATGAAAAAACTTCTATTTCCTATTTTTTTGATTTCTTCCTGTATTTCAGCACAATTGCCGGCCGGATATTATAACGGGACTGCCGGATTAACCGGTTATGCACTGAAATCAAAGGTGCATGATATTATTTCCCGGAAAAATATCAACTGGCATTATGAAACTATTCAGGCATTCTATAGCCAGACTGATCTTGATAAATATTATGATCATGATGGTTCAAATACAGAATACTTGCTGGATATTTATTCTGAGAAACCTGCAGGCCCTGACGCTTATGAATATAAGGTAGATCAATTAATCGCAGGTGCCTCGGCAGAAGGATTAGGCTACAATAAAGAACATATGATGCCGCAAAGTACTTTTAGCACTACGCTTGAACCGGGTAAAACCATCAGTGATTATCCTATGTTTTCAGATCTGAACTTTATAATACCTGCTGATGCCAGAATCAATCAGTTAAGAAAAAATTACCCTTATGGAAAAGGAGGGAACACCAACCACTATATTTTTACCAATGGTTCCAGGGTAGCCAATGCTGCAATTCCCAACTATCCTTATGTGGGAAGGGTATATGAACCTCTTGATGAATTTAAGGGAGATATCGCAAGAAGTTTATTGTATTTTGCAGTCAGGTATGAAGGAAAATTAGGCTCATTCAACACAGCATATACTACGTCAGCAACAATAACCCCTGCAACGGATCAATGTCCGCTTGACGGAACTGAAGAAAGGGCTATTGATTTACCCTATATTGCTATGTTGAAACAATGGAATGCGTTAGATCCTGTATCGCAGAGAGAGATTGACAGAAACAATGCTGTATATGCAATACAAAAAAACAGGAATCCATTTATTGATCATCCGGAATGGGTAGATGTGATTTGGTCTGAAACACCGGATGCCATAGCCCCAACTGCTCCCGGCAGCCTTGCTTCACCCCAGCAAAACGCATACTTTGTTCACTTAAACTGGACTTCCTCTCCTGATAACGATGTATTGGGCTACAGAGTGTATATGAATGGTTCAGCAACTCCTGTAGCAACCACTAAAAGCACTTCCATAAGTATCGATCATCTTGCTCCTTCCACAACGTACACTTTTACAGTAAAGGCTTTTGATAAAGGATATCTGGAATCTCCGTTTAGCAATACAGTTACCGCGACAACATCTGCCACAGATTCCTATATGAAGGATCTTATGATTGCTAAGTATATTTCAGGGACAAACAATACGACCGTTAGTAATAATGCCTTAGAAATCATTAATAAAACAGGGCATGAAGTCAATTTGAACGATTACAGGATTAATATCCATCTTAAAAATATAAATACCGGAGCTTTTTATCGGGCCGATACCTACGAACTGGAAGGGAAGATAGGGAACAATGAAAGTGTTGTTATTTTAAATCCTAAAGCTAACTTATCATGCTATTCCAACGATCAGGCCAAATTTGTAACGGCTTCGGATCCTATGACCTTCAGAGGAGAGAATTATGTAGAGCTTGCCTATAATAAAACAGTTACCGTAGATGCGATAGGAGTAAAATATACTGTCAACAGCAATGGTAACGTTTCTTTATACAGAAAAAGCAGCATTAACCAGCCAACCGACACCTTTAACATCAGTGAATGGGATTCTTATCCGGCAAATTACTGCCAGAATTTAGGCGGAACATTATCAACTGCAGAACTGATCACTTCTCATAACAAAGGACTTATGATATATCCGAATCCTGTGTATGACTATCTTTTTGTAAGCGGAGAAACGGATAGGATAAAAACAGCCCAGATTATTGACTTATCAGGAAGAGTGATCTATACTGAACAGGATCCGTTCAGGAATAAGAAAAATATTTCTGTTCAGACGATTCCTGCCGGTACTTATTTCTTAAGACTTGATGGTCAGGTTCAGCAATTTATCAAGAAGTAA
- a CDS encoding SatD family protein: MIAVITGDIINSQHADTEVWITRLKNLLENWGSTPQTWEIYRGDEFQFKCSIDDVFWHFLAIKSLIKSQENLDVRMAIGIGEESFSSEKITESNGTAYVHSGRLLNDLKNDGHTVAIKTSNESVDRDLNILLKWSSKDFDNWTMATSEIIHEMIMNQDITQEDLAKKFTISQSSVSQRLKRANYELIVETNQYFKKKISEL; the protein is encoded by the coding sequence ATGATAGCGGTCATTACCGGTGATATTATAAATTCACAGCATGCGGACACGGAAGTTTGGATCACCAGACTCAAGAATCTTCTCGAAAATTGGGGAAGCACTCCTCAGACATGGGAGATCTACAGAGGAGACGAATTTCAGTTCAAATGCAGTATTGATGACGTATTTTGGCATTTCCTAGCCATAAAATCCCTTATTAAAAGTCAGGAAAATTTAGATGTAAGAATGGCCATAGGCATCGGTGAGGAAAGTTTCTCTTCTGAGAAGATCACTGAATCCAATGGTACCGCGTATGTTCATTCCGGAAGGTTGCTGAACGACCTGAAGAATGATGGTCATACAGTAGCTATCAAAACCTCAAATGAGTCTGTAGACAGAGATCTTAATATCCTGTTGAAATGGTCATCAAAAGACTTTGACAACTGGACTATGGCTACTTCAGAGATCATTCATGAAATGATTATGAATCAGGATATCACGCAGGAAGATCTTGCCAAGAAGTTTACTATTTCACAGTCTTCTGTAAGCCAGAGGCTGAAACGAGCCAACTATGAGCTCATCGTTGAAACCAACCAGTATTTTAAAAAGAAAATCTCAGAACTTTAA
- a CDS encoding DUF3307 domain-containing protein, translated as MIFIKLILAHLLGDFVLQPNSWVADKENHKLKSKFLYFHVLIHTVLSLVFLWDIQLWWVAVLIGVSHFIIDAVKLSFQNVKTKKRWFFIDQLLHVLVISGVSFYFQEFDFSFLKNQEILKIIMAALFLTTPASVFIKILLSSWTPVPDAQNNIQTESLTSAGKYIGILERLLVFTFIMVNHWEGVGFMVAAKSVFRFSDLAQAKQRKLTEYVLIGTLLSFGLAVLTGIIIK; from the coding sequence ATGATCTTTATTAAACTCATATTGGCACATCTACTCGGAGATTTTGTTCTTCAGCCAAATTCATGGGTTGCAGATAAGGAGAACCATAAACTTAAAAGTAAGTTTTTATACTTTCATGTTCTGATTCACACGGTATTAAGTCTTGTTTTCCTTTGGGACATACAACTTTGGTGGGTAGCCGTTCTGATAGGAGTTTCTCATTTTATAATTGATGCTGTAAAGCTGAGCTTTCAGAATGTAAAAACCAAAAAAAGATGGTTTTTCATAGATCAGCTGCTGCATGTTCTGGTAATCAGCGGAGTTTCTTTTTATTTTCAGGAATTTGATTTCAGCTTTTTAAAAAACCAGGAAATCTTAAAGATCATCATGGCAGCTTTGTTTCTCACAACGCCTGCTTCCGTGTTTATCAAAATACTGCTGTCATCATGGACTCCTGTTCCTGATGCACAAAACAATATACAAACCGAATCTTTAACAAGTGCCGGAAAATATATCGGAATTTTAGAACGTCTGCTGGTTTTCACCTTTATTATGGTGAACCACTGGGAAGGCGTAGGTTTCATGGTGGCTGCCAAATCTGTTTTCAGGTTCAGTGACCTTGCACAGGCAAAACAGCGAAAACTTACGGAATATGTACTGATCGGTACATTGCTGAGTTTTGGACTGGCTGTCTTAACAGGAATTATAATTAAATAA
- the purC gene encoding phosphoribosylaminoimidazolesuccinocarboxamide synthase has product MSQKKEMLYEGKAKQVFATDNPDEVVVRFKDDATAFNAQKKGQVDLKGEMNNAITTLIFEYLNEKGIKTHFIKQLDEREQLVRKVSIIPLEMVVRNYSAGSMAQRLGVEEGIKSPVTIFDICYKKDELGDPLINDHHAVFLGAATYEELDEMYELTSDINEILIDLFDKINIILVDFKIELGKTSDGEIILADEISPDTCRLWDKDTMKKLDKDRFRRDLGEVTEAYVEIYNRLKNLLQK; this is encoded by the coding sequence ATGAGTCAAAAGAAAGAAATGTTGTACGAGGGTAAAGCGAAACAAGTATTTGCTACCGATAATCCTGATGAAGTAGTAGTACGTTTCAAAGACGATGCTACAGCATTTAATGCTCAAAAGAAAGGTCAGGTTGATCTGAAAGGAGAGATGAATAACGCCATCACCACCCTTATTTTTGAATACTTAAATGAAAAAGGGATCAAAACTCATTTCATCAAACAATTGGACGAAAGAGAGCAATTGGTAAGAAAGGTGTCTATTATTCCTTTAGAAATGGTGGTAAGAAACTACTCTGCAGGAAGTATGGCACAAAGACTTGGAGTGGAAGAAGGCATCAAATCTCCGGTAACAATTTTTGATATCTGCTATAAAAAGGACGAATTGGGAGATCCGCTTATCAACGATCACCATGCCGTTTTCTTGGGAGCGGCTACTTATGAAGAGCTTGACGAAATGTATGAACTGACTTCCGATATCAATGAAATCCTTATCGATCTTTTTGATAAAATCAATATCATTCTGGTAGACTTCAAAATCGAATTAGGTAAAACTTCAGATGGTGAGATCATCTTAGCGGACGAAATTTCTCCGGATACCTGCAGACTTTGGGATAAAGATACAATGAAGAAACTGGATAAAGACAGATTCAGAAGAGACCTGGGTGAAGTTACAGAAGCTTATGTTGAGATCTATAACCGTCTTAAAAATCTTCTGCAGAAATAA
- the purF gene encoding amidophosphoribosyltransferase: MKSLDIHKSEYLKQFKDQTYGRNLFRTQEEERLDAPHEECGIFGLYSDNDLDTFSLSQFGLFALQHRGQEACGISVLKNGKITNMKDEGLVLDVYKDIQEPEAFMGNSAIGHTRYTTAGDKKKYNFQPFFAKNEYDQIILSIAHNGNLTNAKELKTELEAEGVVFRATSDSEVILRLIQKNLDLGLRGAIKATMEKIKGAYSVVGMTRNKFFAFRDFNGIRPLVLGAIDEKSYVVASESVALDAVGAQYVRDILPGEIIYTNENEPGKLHSYMVDEKKGKQRICSFEYIYFARPDSTLENINVYEIREKSGEKIWEQAPVDADVVIGVPDSGVPAAIGFSKASGIPFRPVLIKNRYIGRSFIVPTQEMRERVVNLKLNPIISEIKDKRVVIIDDSIVRGTTSKRLVKILKDAGVKEIHFRSVSPPIIAPCYLGIDTPSKDDLISANMSTEELKNYLGVDSLEFLSTENLKEILGSSNHCFGCFTEEYPVGKGEEVELFS; the protein is encoded by the coding sequence ATGAAAAGTTTAGACATTCATAAAAGTGAATATTTAAAACAGTTTAAAGACCAGACGTACGGAAGAAATCTTTTCAGAACGCAAGAGGAAGAAAGGCTGGATGCTCCCCATGAGGAGTGTGGGATTTTCGGATTGTATTCTGACAATGATCTGGATACGTTTTCTCTTTCACAGTTCGGACTTTTTGCATTACAGCACAGAGGCCAGGAGGCATGTGGTATTTCCGTTTTAAAAAATGGAAAGATCACCAATATGAAAGATGAAGGACTGGTTTTGGACGTTTATAAAGACATTCAGGAACCTGAGGCTTTTATGGGAAATTCTGCAATCGGGCATACCCGCTATACCACTGCAGGAGATAAAAAGAAATATAATTTTCAGCCATTTTTCGCAAAAAACGAATATGATCAGATTATACTTTCTATAGCGCATAACGGTAACCTTACCAATGCTAAAGAATTAAAAACAGAGCTGGAAGCTGAAGGCGTAGTGTTCAGAGCGACTTCCGATTCTGAAGTGATCCTGAGACTGATCCAGAAAAACCTTGATTTAGGACTTCGCGGGGCTATTAAAGCGACCATGGAAAAAATCAAGGGAGCGTATTCTGTAGTAGGAATGACCAGAAATAAATTTTTTGCATTCAGGGACTTCAATGGGATCCGTCCATTGGTTTTAGGAGCAATTGATGAGAAATCATATGTGGTAGCTTCAGAATCTGTAGCATTAGATGCAGTGGGCGCTCAATATGTTCGTGACATTCTTCCGGGAGAGATTATCTATACCAATGAAAATGAACCTGGAAAACTTCATTCTTATATGGTGGATGAAAAGAAAGGGAAGCAGAGAATCTGTTCTTTTGAATATATTTATTTTGCTAGACCTGACTCTACTTTGGAAAATATTAATGTTTACGAGATCAGGGAAAAATCCGGGGAGAAGATTTGGGAGCAGGCGCCTGTAGATGCTGATGTGGTGATTGGAGTTCCGGATTCCGGAGTTCCCGCTGCTATCGGATTCTCAAAAGCTTCAGGAATCCCTTTCCGCCCGGTACTGATCAAAAACAGATATATCGGAAGAAGCTTTATTGTTCCTACCCAGGAAATGAGAGAAAGGGTAGTGAATCTGAAGCTTAACCCCATTATTTCTGAGATCAAAGATAAAAGAGTAGTTATTATTGATGACTCTATTGTCCGTGGAACAACATCCAAGAGGCTGGTTAAAATTTTAAAAGATGCAGGAGTGAAGGAGATCCATTTCAGAAGTGTTTCGCCGCCTATTATTGCTCCATGCTATTTAGGAATTGATACCCCTTCAAAAGATGATTTGATTTCTGCCAATATGAGTACGGAAGAACTTAAAAACTACTTAGGAGTAGATTCTCTGGAGTTTTTAAGTACGGAAAACCTTAAAGAGATTTTAGGATCTTCCAACCACTGCTTCGGTTGTTTTACCGAAGAATATCCGGTAGGAAAAGGAGAGGAGGTAGAATTATTCAGTTAA